A single genomic interval of Lewinellaceae bacterium harbors:
- a CDS encoding glycoside hydrolase family 30 protein has translation MKSRFAILGLSLFLFACSAGMEKEAPAPAFSAEGKQAIIYTTADSTDLRLAQTASKPFGPAKQPLETEVAIFVNPNKTFQSLLGIGGAITDASAEVFATLPENKQAEFLKAYYDREEGIGYSLARTTIHSCDFSKASYTYVSDEDKELKTFRIDHDQQFRIPLIKKAIGAAGGKLLLYASPWSPPPFMKDNNNMLRGGKLLPEFADSWALYYAKFIKAYESIGIPIWGLTIQNEPMAVQRWESCIYTAEEERDFLKNHLGPTLEKEGLGDKKIIVWDHNRDLINHRANTIFGDPEASKYAWGIGFHWYETWTGGDPMFINEDNIKEAFPSKSLVFTEGCNESFDSAKYEYWPNAERYGRSMINDFNQGTVAWTDWNILLDETGGPNHVNNLCFAPIHADTRDGSLIYTPSYYYIGHFSKFVRPNAKRVSTACSRSALLSASFLNEDGKMATVVMNHTDTSVTYKLYVGSNAVEETILPHAMQTLVY, from the coding sequence ATGAAAAGCCGCTTTGCCATTTTAGGATTAAGCCTGTTCCTATTTGCATGTTCCGCCGGGATGGAAAAGGAAGCTCCTGCGCCTGCCTTTTCGGCAGAAGGGAAACAAGCCATCATTTATACCACGGCAGACAGCACGGACCTGAGATTGGCCCAAACCGCCAGCAAACCCTTTGGCCCGGCAAAACAACCGCTGGAGACGGAAGTGGCCATTTTTGTAAACCCGAACAAAACCTTTCAGTCCCTTTTGGGCATTGGCGGGGCCATTACGGATGCCTCCGCCGAAGTATTCGCCACCTTGCCGGAAAATAAGCAGGCAGAATTTTTGAAAGCTTACTACGATAGGGAAGAGGGCATCGGTTATTCCCTGGCCCGGACGACCATCCACAGTTGCGATTTCAGCAAGGCCAGCTACACTTATGTTTCCGATGAAGACAAAGAACTGAAAACCTTCCGTATTGATCACGACCAGCAGTTCCGGATTCCGCTGATCAAAAAAGCCATCGGGGCAGCGGGCGGGAAGCTCCTCCTTTACGCCAGCCCGTGGAGCCCGCCTCCCTTCATGAAAGACAACAACAACATGTTGCGAGGCGGCAAACTCCTCCCGGAATTTGCCGATTCCTGGGCGCTGTATTACGCCAAATTCATCAAGGCCTACGAAAGCATTGGCATCCCTATCTGGGGGCTCACCATCCAAAACGAGCCGATGGCCGTGCAGAGATGGGAGTCCTGCATATACACGGCGGAAGAAGAAAGAGACTTCCTGAAAAACCACCTGGGGCCCACCCTGGAAAAGGAGGGGCTGGGAGATAAAAAGATCATCGTCTGGGACCACAACAGAGACCTGATCAACCATCGGGCGAATACCATCTTCGGAGACCCCGAAGCCTCTAAATATGCCTGGGGCATCGGATTTCACTGGTATGAAACCTGGACGGGCGGAGACCCCATGTTTATCAACGAGGACAACATCAAGGAGGCCTTTCCTTCTAAAAGCCTGGTCTTCACCGAGGGTTGCAATGAAAGTTTTGACAGCGCCAAGTACGAATACTGGCCCAATGCCGAACGCTACGGCCGCTCCATGATCAATGATTTCAACCAGGGCACTGTCGCCTGGACGGACTGGAACATCCTGCTGGACGAAACCGGGGGCCCCAACCACGTCAACAACTTATGCTTCGCCCCCATACATGCCGACACGCGCGATGGCTCGCTAATCTACACGCCCTCCTATTATTACATCGGCCACTTCTCCAAATTTGTCCGCCCCAACGCGAAACGGGTGAGCACAGCCTGCAGCCGAAGCGCCCTGCTCAGCGCCTCTTTCCTGAATGAAGACGGCAAGATGGCCACCGTGGTGATGAACCATACGGACACCTCTGTCACGTATAAACTTTATGTTGGTTCAAATGCGGTCGAAGAAACGATTTTGCCCCATGCCATGCAGACTTTGGTTTATTAG
- the fahA gene encoding fumarylacetoacetase: MIRANDPNLKSWVEVPPNSDFPIQNLPFGVFKTPGLTPRLCTAIGEYVADLQVLSEHGFFDDLHIDARVFAQPFLNDFMALGKAKTGAVRNRLSEILDDDLEDWDASELADYFLHKQSDVQMLLPVRVGDYTDFYSSREHATNVGTMFRGEENALLPNWLHLPVGYHGRASSIVVSGTPVRRPKGQQMPDGAEQPVFGPSRLLDFELEMAFVVGKETSLGQSVNITDAEDYIFGLALFNDWSARDIQKWEYVPLGPFLGKSFASTVSPWIVTLEALEPFRTEGPPQDPTPLPYLQPNGPGSFDISLEVEILPEQGNGKTVCQSNFKYLYWNMAQQLAHHTVNGCNIRVGDMMASGTISGPGPESYGSMLEISWRGTRPVAMPDGSERKFLLDGDTVVLRGWCTKDGLRIGFGKASGKVLPAG, from the coding sequence ATGATCCGAGCGAACGACCCTAACCTGAAATCCTGGGTGGAAGTGCCCCCGAACAGCGATTTCCCCATACAAAACCTCCCTTTCGGCGTTTTCAAAACCCCGGGGCTCACCCCTCGCCTCTGCACGGCCATCGGCGAATACGTGGCCGACCTGCAGGTCCTGTCTGAGCATGGCTTCTTCGACGACCTGCACATCGACGCCCGGGTTTTCGCCCAGCCGTTCCTCAACGACTTCATGGCCCTGGGCAAGGCAAAAACCGGCGCCGTCCGCAACCGGCTTTCCGAAATCCTCGACGACGACCTGGAAGATTGGGACGCCAGCGAACTGGCGGATTATTTCCTGCACAAGCAAAGCGATGTGCAAATGCTGCTTCCGGTGAGGGTGGGCGACTATACGGATTTCTACTCCAGCCGCGAGCACGCCACCAATGTCGGCACGATGTTCCGGGGAGAAGAGAATGCCTTGCTGCCCAACTGGCTCCACCTGCCGGTCGGATACCACGGCCGGGCTTCCTCCATCGTCGTGTCCGGAACGCCGGTGCGCCGCCCGAAGGGCCAGCAAATGCCGGATGGAGCTGAGCAGCCCGTCTTCGGCCCGTCGCGCCTGCTGGATTTCGAACTGGAAATGGCCTTTGTCGTCGGAAAAGAAACCTCCCTGGGGCAGTCCGTAAACATAACCGATGCCGAAGATTACATCTTTGGCCTGGCTTTGTTCAACGACTGGTCGGCACGGGACATTCAGAAGTGGGAATATGTGCCGCTCGGCCCATTCCTGGGCAAGAGCTTCGCCTCCACCGTCTCTCCCTGGATCGTCACGCTGGAGGCGCTGGAACCCTTCCGCACTGAAGGGCCGCCACAAGACCCCACGCCCCTGCCCTACCTGCAGCCCAACGGCCCGGGCAGCTTCGACATCAGCCTGGAAGTGGAAATCCTGCCCGAACAGGGAAATGGAAAAACCGTATGCCAGTCGAATTTCAAATACCTGTACTGGAATATGGCTCAGCAACTGGCCCACCATACCGTCAACGGCTGCAACATCCGCGTCGGAGATATGATGGCTTCCGGGACGATCAGCGGCCCCGGCCCGGAGTCCTACGGCTCCATGCTCGAAATCTCCTGGCGGGGCACCAGGCCCGTCGCCATGCCGGATGGCAGCGAACGGAAATTCCTGCTCGACGGCGATACGGTTGTCCTGCGCGGCTGGTGCACAAAGGATGGGCTTAGGATTGGTTTTGGGAAGGCCAGCGGCAAGGTGTTGCCGGCGGGGTAG